In Persicimonas caeni, a single window of DNA contains:
- a CDS encoding SulP family inorganic anion transporter — MNKKLAKYIPALQWLSSYNQKDFRGDLVAGLTTAVMLIPQGMAYAMLAGLPPIIGLYASTVPLIVYALFGTSRQLAVGPVAMVSLLTAAGVGAIAQGGTEAYIMYAILLALMVGVMQFGMGLARMGMLTNLLSHPVLAGFTSAAALIIGFSQLKHILGLDLERSNHIHQILMQAFAQIGDTQIYALIIGVISVALLVVLKKYKPMWPRALAVVVLGTLTVWGFGLHEQGVAIVGDVPAGLPSFAMPEISWDAMGELFPIALTIALVSFMESIAVAKKVAQRHGYEIDSNQELIGLGAANIFGSMFGSYTVTGGFSRTAVNDQAGAKTGMAAIITAVVIGLTLMFLTGMFYYLPKSVLAAIIMTAVFGLIDVKEAKHLWKVNRSELALMGITFVATLSVGIEEGILVGVGASMLWFLYRTTKPHVAVMGRLPDTTVYRNVERYPEVETVDGLLTVRIDSQFYYGNVTFLKDTLRNLEKQMNKPLRAVILDGAGINQLDSSAETALHHIVEEYQERGIGFYFAAPKGPVRDIMKRASLWKALGEDHITYTVHEAVENAVEDYIDGEPVRRTGAERVQRAAKDEDLESSPFAEPVKSPA; from the coding sequence GTGAATAAAAAACTCGCGAAATACATTCCCGCCCTGCAGTGGCTGAGTTCCTATAACCAAAAGGACTTCCGTGGTGACCTGGTCGCAGGTCTGACCACGGCCGTAATGCTCATCCCTCAGGGCATGGCCTACGCCATGTTGGCGGGTCTTCCGCCGATCATTGGCCTTTATGCTTCGACCGTACCCCTGATCGTGTACGCGCTCTTCGGTACGTCTCGCCAGTTGGCGGTGGGTCCGGTGGCGATGGTCTCGCTGCTGACCGCGGCCGGCGTGGGCGCGATCGCCCAGGGCGGCACCGAGGCGTATATCATGTACGCCATTTTGCTGGCCCTGATGGTCGGCGTGATGCAATTCGGAATGGGCTTGGCCCGCATGGGCATGCTCACCAACCTGCTGTCGCACCCGGTGCTGGCCGGCTTTACCTCGGCAGCGGCGTTGATCATCGGCTTTAGCCAGCTCAAGCACATCTTGGGCCTCGATCTCGAGCGCAGCAACCACATCCACCAGATCTTGATGCAGGCGTTCGCCCAGATCGGCGACACCCAGATCTACGCCCTCATCATCGGTGTGATCAGCGTGGCGCTGTTGGTGGTGCTCAAAAAGTACAAGCCGATGTGGCCGCGTGCGCTGGCCGTGGTCGTGCTCGGTACCCTGACGGTGTGGGGCTTTGGCCTGCACGAGCAGGGCGTGGCCATCGTGGGCGACGTGCCCGCCGGGCTGCCCAGCTTCGCCATGCCCGAGATCTCTTGGGACGCCATGGGCGAGTTGTTCCCCATCGCCCTGACGATCGCCCTGGTCAGCTTCATGGAATCGATCGCAGTCGCCAAGAAGGTGGCCCAGCGTCACGGCTACGAGATTGACTCCAACCAGGAGCTCATCGGCCTGGGCGCGGCCAATATCTTCGGCTCGATGTTCGGCTCGTACACGGTCACCGGTGGGTTCTCGCGTACCGCGGTCAACGACCAGGCGGGCGCCAAGACGGGCATGGCCGCCATCATCACCGCAGTGGTCATCGGCCTGACGCTGATGTTTTTGACCGGCATGTTCTACTATCTTCCCAAGTCCGTGCTCGCCGCCATCATCATGACCGCCGTCTTCGGGCTCATCGATGTCAAAGAGGCCAAGCACCTGTGGAAGGTCAACCGCAGCGAGCTCGCCCTGATGGGCATCACGTTCGTGGCTACCCTGAGCGTGGGCATCGAAGAGGGTATCTTGGTCGGCGTGGGCGCCTCGATGCTGTGGTTCCTCTACCGCACCACCAAGCCGCACGTGGCCGTGATGGGACGCCTTCCCGACACGACCGTGTACCGCAACGTGGAGCGCTACCCCGAGGTCGAGACGGTCGACGGGCTGCTGACGGTGCGCATCGACTCGCAGTTCTACTACGGCAACGTCACGTTCCTCAAAGACACGCTGCGTAACCTGGAAAAGCAGATGAACAAGCCGCTTCGCGCGGTGATTCTGGACGGCGCGGGCATCAACCAGCTCGACTCGTCGGCCGAGACGGCCCTGCACCACATCGTCGAGGAGTACCAGGAGCGCGGCATCGGCTTCTACTTCGCCGCCCCCAAAGGCCCGGTGCGTGACATCATGAAGCGCGCCTCGCTGTGGAAGGCTCTAGGCGAAGATCATATCACCTACACGGTCCACGAGGCGGTCGAGAACGCCGTCGAGGACTATATCGACGGCGAGCCCGTCCGGCGCACCGGCGCCGAGCGGGTCCAGCGCGCGGCCAAAGATGAGGACCTCGAGTCCTCTCCCTTCGCCGAGCCGGTCAAATCGCCGGCCTGA
- the pncA gene encoding bifunctional nicotinamidase/pyrazinamidase translates to MPNRALIVVDMQYDFMPDGALPVEGGYELVSTINELMTHFDLVVATQDWHPAEHRSFASNHEDQEVGDVVELEGLDQLLWPDHCVQGTRGAEFVDKLDIERIDQVFQKGVDTHYDSYSGFYDNGHKRATGLGTFLREQGVERVYVAGVATDYCVKYTVLDGCRDDFTTYVVLDACRGVAMYPGDIEEAVVEMVEAGAEICGARNVGD, encoded by the coding sequence ATGCCCAACCGCGCACTCATCGTCGTCGACATGCAATACGATTTCATGCCCGACGGCGCGCTGCCGGTCGAAGGCGGCTACGAGCTCGTCTCGACGATCAATGAATTGATGACCCATTTCGACCTGGTGGTCGCCACCCAGGACTGGCACCCCGCCGAGCATCGAAGCTTCGCGTCGAATCACGAGGACCAAGAGGTCGGCGACGTCGTCGAGCTCGAGGGGCTCGACCAGCTCCTGTGGCCCGACCACTGCGTGCAGGGCACCCGCGGCGCCGAGTTCGTCGACAAGCTCGACATCGAGCGCATCGACCAGGTCTTCCAGAAGGGCGTCGACACGCACTACGACAGCTACAGCGGCTTCTACGACAACGGCCACAAACGGGCGACCGGGCTGGGGACTTTTCTGCGCGAGCAGGGCGTCGAGCGGGTGTACGTGGCCGGCGTGGCGACCGATTATTGCGTCAAGTACACCGTGCTCGACGGGTGTCGCGACGACTTCACCACCTACGTGGTGCTCGACGCGTGCCGCGGCGTGGCGATGTACCCCGGCGACATCGAAGAGGCGGTCGTCGAGATGGTCGAGGCGGGGGCGGAGATCTGTGGGGCGCGGAACGTGGGGGATTGA
- a CDS encoding tetratricopeptide repeat protein — MQIKSHIADDLRRRATSPKKLAAALPKERKTVETMRELALDDPSELNVSHLGREASRLADHLLLADEFDEALRLKEEAIGVWRKLDRPKARFLAELDAAEIVFELGRHDEALAELERLVEASEDEPFGVYRDFVLELRARCLARCARVDDARADLDEALALRRERGNARQIEQTERLVALVDGFTAR, encoded by the coding sequence ATGCAGATCAAATCCCACATCGCAGACGACCTTCGCCGCCGGGCCACCTCGCCCAAAAAGCTCGCCGCCGCGCTCCCCAAGGAGCGAAAGACGGTCGAGACGATGCGCGAACTCGCCCTCGACGACCCCAGCGAGCTCAACGTGAGTCACCTGGGCCGCGAGGCGAGCCGGCTGGCCGACCACTTGCTTTTGGCAGACGAATTCGACGAGGCGTTGCGCCTCAAAGAGGAGGCCATCGGGGTGTGGCGCAAGCTCGACCGCCCCAAGGCGCGCTTTTTGGCCGAGCTCGACGCCGCCGAGATCGTCTTCGAGCTGGGCCGCCACGACGAGGCGCTCGCCGAGCTCGAGCGGCTGGTCGAGGCGTCCGAGGACGAGCCGTTCGGGGTGTATCGCGACTTCGTCCTCGAGCTGCGCGCACGGTGTCTGGCACGCTGCGCGCGCGTCGACGACGCCCGCGCCGACCTCGACGAGGCCCTCGCCCTTCGCCGCGAGCGCGGCAACGCCCGCCAGATCGAGCAGACCGAGCGCTTGGTCGCGCTCGTCGATGGGTTTACGGCGCGGTGA
- a CDS encoding HEAT repeat domain-containing protein, which produces MANDIDRILEHEWTKEGVEHFIAHCWDRQALMAALIGFAREYMTHRILMRLRKGAFHPFVLQGWPAHVDEEAKTPRLRKLQLPAATTPRVKKALAEGHPLAAPPAEFGLQRVLQFLGEEIDEEILCEPVTVGPGTEWVLIGKPIRIDPNSQSFSSDAITLKFWELEEVCDQVGAQYQRIRRLGKRDKLPPVDERIPPLTKPPSDDDVPDNVDNDDELAFGMSAGFEPVEVNKRTQQRINADAGGFSAERFLAGEDAFSGKARPSTGDFPAVEQDHSNVSEETEISDLYDAPEEEDVGVTTGVFKLSVDPRSMAEVNYGQSSHSDEAPALADIEHTNALQLDTSVLSEAKKAYHRTLEREEKQRQARVERERQAEAQPPRRPADRPITAEEKARVRKAIALMDSSNRDQAFKAARYVASFGERAVKTLGRLFPGRLFVDRYQFQTRNLPPVEQHSPVLYALAALGEPGLKVTRHYIDDASIDLRFYATYLYTRLPAEDDVERIFERLFDRDRQTRQIAQRVIAGLRDVRAFEYMVLEPLRRELADPKDEFRQSIAIETLGHCRDIPSIEPLIDVLKFKSGRTAQLAHKALRRITLQDFSASASSWDQWWKNQRPDYSDQWLVAALDSSSDEIRRIAWQEVNQLDDVDIDYNPNYPSHLRQQAQQDLAVWLGVKQF; this is translated from the coding sequence ATGGCAAACGACATCGATCGCATTCTCGAGCACGAGTGGACCAAGGAGGGGGTCGAACACTTCATCGCACATTGCTGGGACCGGCAGGCATTGATGGCCGCCCTGATCGGTTTTGCGCGTGAATACATGACCCACCGCATCTTGATGCGGCTTCGCAAAGGCGCGTTTCACCCGTTCGTGCTGCAAGGCTGGCCCGCCCACGTCGACGAGGAAGCCAAGACCCCGCGACTTCGCAAGCTGCAGCTTCCGGCGGCGACCACCCCGCGCGTCAAAAAGGCGCTGGCCGAGGGTCACCCGCTGGCGGCGCCCCCCGCAGAGTTCGGCCTGCAGCGTGTGCTGCAGTTTTTGGGCGAGGAGATCGACGAGGAGATCCTGTGCGAGCCGGTGACCGTCGGCCCGGGCACCGAATGGGTGCTCATCGGCAAGCCCATTCGCATCGACCCGAACTCGCAGTCCTTCTCCAGCGATGCGATCACGCTGAAGTTCTGGGAGCTCGAGGAAGTCTGCGACCAGGTCGGCGCCCAGTACCAGCGCATCCGACGCCTCGGCAAGCGCGACAAACTTCCGCCGGTCGACGAGCGCATCCCCCCGCTGACAAAGCCGCCCAGCGACGACGACGTCCCTGACAACGTCGACAACGACGACGAGCTCGCCTTCGGCATGAGCGCGGGCTTCGAGCCCGTCGAGGTCAACAAACGCACCCAGCAGCGAATCAACGCCGACGCCGGCGGGTTCTCGGCCGAGCGCTTTTTGGCCGGCGAGGATGCGTTCTCGGGCAAGGCTCGCCCGTCGACGGGCGATTTCCCGGCCGTCGAGCAAGACCACTCGAACGTCAGCGAAGAGACCGAGATCAGCGACCTGTACGACGCCCCTGAAGAGGAGGACGTCGGGGTGACCACCGGTGTCTTCAAGCTCAGCGTCGATCCGCGCTCGATGGCCGAGGTCAACTACGGCCAGAGCTCGCACTCCGACGAGGCCCCTGCCCTGGCCGACATCGAGCACACCAACGCCCTGCAGCTCGACACCTCGGTGCTCAGCGAGGCCAAAAAGGCCTACCATCGCACCCTCGAGCGTGAAGAGAAGCAGCGCCAGGCGCGCGTCGAGCGCGAGCGTCAGGCCGAGGCCCAGCCGCCGCGTCGCCCCGCCGACCGACCGATCACGGCCGAAGAGAAGGCGCGCGTGCGCAAAGCGATCGCGCTGATGGACTCGTCGAACCGCGACCAGGCCTTCAAAGCGGCGCGCTACGTGGCCAGCTTCGGCGAACGTGCGGTCAAGACGCTGGGACGCCTCTTTCCGGGGCGGCTCTTCGTGGACCGCTACCAGTTCCAGACACGCAATCTGCCGCCGGTCGAGCAGCACAGCCCGGTGTTGTACGCCTTGGCCGCCCTGGGCGAGCCGGGGCTCAAGGTGACCCGTCACTATATCGACGACGCCAGCATCGACCTGCGCTTTTACGCGACTTATCTGTACACGCGCTTGCCGGCTGAAGACGACGTCGAGCGCATCTTCGAGCGCCTCTTCGACCGCGATCGACAGACTCGCCAGATCGCCCAGCGCGTGATCGCCGGGCTACGCGACGTGCGCGCCTTCGAGTACATGGTGCTCGAGCCGCTGCGCCGCGAGCTCGCCGACCCCAAAGACGAGTTTCGCCAGTCCATCGCCATCGAGACGCTGGGCCACTGCCGCGACATCCCGTCCATCGAGCCGCTCATCGACGTGCTCAAGTTCAAGTCCGGACGCACCGCGCAACTGGCGCACAAAGCGCTGCGCCGCATCACCCTGCAAGACTTCTCGGCCTCCGCGTCGAGTTGGGACCAGTGGTGGAAGAACCAGCGTCCCGACTACAGCGACCAGTGGCTCGTCGCCGCGCTCGACTCGAGCTCCGACGAGATCCGCCGCATCGCCTGGCAAGAGGTCAATCAGCTCGACGACGTCGACATCGACTATAACCCCAACTACCCGAGCCACCTGCGCCAACAGGCCCAACAGGACCTCGCGGTATGGCTCGGCGTCAAGCAATTCTGA
- a CDS encoding sodium-dependent bicarbonate transport family permease, translating to MDFGLIADNLLNPPILFFLLGCLAAFSRSDLTIPQQLSKSLALYLLLSIGMHGGYELSKSGITADIALALGAAMLMAIVVPIYSFWILRIRFDLYNAAALAAAYGSISAVTFITGVSFLNQLDVAFGGHMVAAMALMESPAIIIGVLLVRMGAGKDSDEPLDWSELLREAFLNGSVFLLVGSLVIGFITGEPGWKAMEPLTGDLFKGVLAFFLLDMGLVAARHMGDLKKAGLFLVGFAIGMALLNAAIGIGLARLLGFGAGDALLFTLLTASASYIAVPAAMRLSVPEANPSFYIAASLAVTFPFNIIVGIPLYYQVIDFFWR from the coding sequence ATGGACTTTGGACTGATCGCAGACAATCTGCTCAATCCGCCCATTTTGTTCTTTCTGCTGGGCTGTCTGGCGGCGTTTAGCCGCTCCGACCTGACCATCCCGCAGCAACTCTCCAAGTCGCTGGCGCTCTACTTGCTGCTGTCCATCGGCATGCACGGCGGCTACGAGCTGAGCAAGAGCGGCATCACCGCCGATATCGCCCTGGCGTTGGGCGCGGCGATGCTCATGGCCATCGTGGTGCCCATCTACTCGTTTTGGATTCTGCGTATTCGGTTCGACCTGTATAACGCCGCGGCGCTGGCGGCGGCCTACGGGTCGATCAGCGCGGTCACCTTCATTACGGGCGTCTCCTTTTTGAACCAACTCGACGTCGCCTTCGGCGGGCATATGGTCGCGGCGATGGCGCTCATGGAGTCTCCGGCGATCATCATCGGCGTGCTGCTGGTGCGCATGGGCGCCGGCAAAGACAGCGACGAGCCCCTCGATTGGTCCGAGTTGCTCCGCGAGGCGTTCCTCAACGGCTCGGTCTTCCTGTTGGTGGGCAGCTTGGTCATCGGCTTCATCACCGGGGAGCCGGGCTGGAAGGCGATGGAGCCGCTGACCGGCGACCTGTTCAAAGGCGTGCTCGCCTTCTTCCTGCTCGACATGGGCCTGGTGGCCGCGCGTCATATGGGCGACCTCAAGAAGGCAGGTCTCTTCCTCGTCGGCTTCGCCATCGGCATGGCCCTGCTCAACGCCGCCATCGGCATCGGCCTGGCGCGCCTGTTGGGCTTCGGCGCGGGCGATGCGCTGCTGTTCACGCTGCTCACCGCCAGCGCCTCGTACATCGCGGTTCCGGCGGCCATGCGCCTGAGCGTGCCCGAGGCCAACCCGAGCTTCTATATCGCCGCTTCGCTGGCGGTGACCTTTCCCTTTAATATCATCGTCGGGATTCCGCTGTACTATCAGGTCATCGACTTCTTCTGGAGGTGA
- the mutH gene encoding DNA mismatch repair endonuclease MutH, with protein MDLSPPTTEQELLERADRIAGRTLGELAAMHDIEVPDDFRRAKGWVGRLIETCLGASAGNRPAPDFEKVGVELKTLPIGADGLPRETTYVCRVPLADIEELTWETSRVLKKLRRVLWVPVALVEEMPIPQRPVGQAILWSPEGHLGEALRQDWEAHTETIRLGFIEDLTAADGQYLQIRPKAAHSGKLTWAPGRDGGSILTLPRGYYLRRDFTSAILEANYAW; from the coding sequence ATGGATCTATCCCCACCGACCACAGAACAAGAACTCCTCGAGCGGGCCGACCGCATCGCCGGGCGCACACTCGGTGAGCTCGCCGCGATGCACGATATCGAGGTGCCCGATGATTTTCGCCGCGCCAAGGGCTGGGTCGGACGGCTCATCGAGACGTGCCTGGGGGCGAGCGCGGGCAACCGCCCTGCCCCCGACTTCGAGAAGGTGGGCGTCGAGCTCAAGACCCTGCCCATCGGCGCCGACGGCCTGCCGCGCGAGACCACCTACGTGTGTCGGGTGCCGCTGGCCGACATCGAAGAGCTCACCTGGGAGACCTCCCGGGTGCTCAAGAAGCTTCGGCGGGTGTTGTGGGTGCCTGTGGCGCTCGTCGAGGAGATGCCCATCCCCCAGCGTCCGGTGGGTCAGGCGATCCTGTGGTCCCCCGAAGGACATCTTGGCGAGGCGTTGCGGCAGGACTGGGAGGCTCATACCGAGACGATTCGCCTCGGGTTTATCGAAGATCTGACCGCTGCGGACGGCCAGTACCTACAGATTCGCCCCAAAGCAGCCCACTCGGGTAAGTTGACGTGGGCGCCGGGGCGCGATGGTGGGTCGATCCTGACGCTTCCGCGCGGCTATTACCTGCGCCGCGACTTCACGTCGGCAATTCTTGAAGCGAATTACGCATGGTGA
- a CDS encoding ABC transporter ATP-binding protein yields the protein MSTDQSAIPAEYSIVVDGLTKTYGDFKALDRVSFEVQPGEIVGFLGPNGAGKSTTMKILTCFMAATEGTAKVAGYDVHAESAEVRKRVGYLPENVPLYDEMLVWDYLKFIAEVRGVAKPAREERIEEVIERTGLHNVVHKEISELSKGYRQRVGLAQAIIHKPEVLILDEPTTGLDPNQIIEIRDVISEIGEEKTVIFSTHILQEIAAVCDRIVIINRGQLVADGTLDALQDAVGADGLEDVFRHYTAGETEEGRSAIS from the coding sequence ATGAGCACGGATCAGTCGGCCATTCCAGCCGAGTACAGTATCGTGGTCGACGGGCTGACAAAGACCTACGGCGACTTCAAGGCCCTCGACCGAGTGAGCTTCGAGGTCCAGCCCGGTGAGATCGTCGGCTTCCTGGGCCCCAACGGGGCGGGCAAGTCGACGACGATGAAGATTCTGACCTGCTTTATGGCGGCCACCGAGGGCACCGCCAAGGTCGCAGGCTACGACGTGCACGCCGAGTCGGCCGAGGTGCGAAAGCGCGTGGGCTATCTGCCCGAGAACGTGCCGCTATACGACGAGATGCTCGTCTGGGATTATCTGAAGTTCATCGCGGAGGTGCGCGGGGTGGCCAAGCCGGCGCGCGAAGAGCGCATCGAGGAGGTCATCGAGCGCACGGGCCTGCACAACGTCGTCCACAAAGAGATCTCGGAGCTCTCCAAGGGCTACCGCCAGCGCGTCGGCCTGGCCCAGGCGATCATCCACAAGCCCGAGGTGCTCATCCTCGACGAGCCCACCACCGGGCTCGACCCCAATCAGATCATCGAAATCCGCGACGTGATCTCCGAGATCGGCGAGGAGAAGACGGTCATCTTCTCGACCCATATCCTCCAGGAGATCGCGGCGGTGTGCGACCGCATCGTCATCATCAACCGCGGCCAGCTCGTCGCCGACGGCACGCTCGACGCACTGCAAGACGCCGTGGGCGCCGACGGCCTCGAGGACGTCTTCCGCCACTACACCGCCGGCGAGACCGAGGAGGGCCGATCGGCCATCTCGTGA
- a CDS encoding ABC transporter permease, with protein MKNIGFILKRELGTYFNSVVAYIVVILFLIITGALFWLNFFQDINILSMRSFFGQAPLFLAFFAPAITMGLFAEEKRSGTLELLMTMPVSDFEIVMGKFLAAVGLLTVVFAMTLVYPFSLSRLGDIDWGAVWAGYAGLMLLGASYSAIGLMASSWTKDQVVAILVAFSICFFLYLIDQLVGQPTGTTAQVVEYLSTSYHFENMARGVIDSRDVVYYLSLIGVCLVVAQTSIAARRW; from the coding sequence ATGAAAAACATCGGATTCATCCTCAAACGCGAACTAGGCACCTACTTCAACTCGGTGGTCGCCTATATCGTCGTCATCTTGTTTCTGATCATCACAGGCGCCCTGTTCTGGCTGAACTTCTTCCAGGACATCAACATCCTGTCGATGCGAAGCTTCTTCGGCCAGGCGCCGCTCTTTTTGGCGTTCTTCGCCCCGGCGATCACCATGGGGCTCTTCGCCGAGGAGAAGCGCTCGGGCACGCTCGAGCTGTTGATGACGATGCCGGTGAGCGACTTCGAGATCGTCATGGGCAAATTCTTGGCGGCGGTGGGCCTACTCACCGTCGTCTTCGCGATGACGCTGGTCTACCCGTTCAGCCTGTCGCGGCTGGGCGACATCGACTGGGGCGCGGTGTGGGCGGGCTACGCCGGGCTGATGCTCCTGGGCGCGTCGTACTCGGCCATCGGGCTGATGGCGTCGAGCTGGACCAAGGACCAGGTCGTCGCCATCCTGGTCGCCTTTTCGATCTGCTTTTTCCTCTATCTCATCGACCAACTCGTCGGTCAGCCCACGGGCACGACCGCTCAGGTCGTCGAGTACCTGTCGACGAGCTATCACTTCGAGAATATGGCCCGCGGGGTCATCGATAGCAGGGACGTGGTCTATTACCTGTCGCTCATCGGGGTGTGCTTGGTGGTCGCGCAGACGTCGATTGCGGCGAGGAGGTGGTAA
- a CDS encoding DUF2294 domain-containing protein: MAKTKGQLEAAITAALSQFERDHLGRGPKQARTFILQDVILVRLTGILSPAEHQLSQETGGVGLIKQMRSRLIENASHTLAGLVEENVDAEVVSIHTDISTRTGERIFVFSLDRDLEATLPTS; the protein is encoded by the coding sequence ATGGCGAAGACCAAAGGCCAACTCGAAGCGGCGATCACCGCCGCTTTGAGCCAATTCGAGCGTGATCACCTGGGTCGCGGACCCAAGCAGGCCCGCACCTTCATCCTCCAAGACGTGATCTTGGTGCGACTGACCGGCATCCTCAGCCCCGCCGAGCACCAACTGAGCCAAGAGACCGGCGGCGTCGGCCTCATCAAGCAGATGCGCTCGCGGTTGATCGAAAACGCCAGCCACACCCTGGCCGGGCTCGTCGAAGAGAACGTCGACGCCGAAGTCGTCAGCATCCACACCGATATCAGCACGCGCACCGGCGAGCGGATCTTTGTGTTCAGCCTCGACCGCGACCTGGAGGCGACGTTGCCGACGTCTTGA
- a CDS encoding P-II family nitrogen regulator, giving the protein MRAVKRIEIVIDSLQIDRMVELLDDAGVSGYTVLPNARGRGRRGVRSGDEITGALENIYVMTICESDNLDTVLAAIRPLLDRFGGMCVVSDAELMEA; this is encoded by the coding sequence ATGCGCGCGGTCAAACGAATCGAAATCGTCATCGACTCCCTACAAATCGACCGGATGGTCGAGCTGCTCGACGACGCAGGCGTCTCCGGCTACACGGTGCTGCCCAACGCGCGAGGGCGCGGACGGCGCGGGGTACGCTCGGGCGACGAGATCACCGGCGCCCTCGAGAATATCTACGTGATGACCATCTGCGAGAGCGACAACCTCGACACCGTGCTCGCCGCGATCCGCCCGCTGCTCGATCGTTTTGGTGGGATGTGCGTCGTCTCCGACGCGGAGTTGATGGAGGCTTGA
- a CDS encoding NADP-dependent isocitrate dehydrogenase has translation MVKNPTLDNDKQSSATESKVKTTITVARGDGIGPEIMDATLRILEAAGAPLDYEYISIGKQVYEQGHTSGIAPEAWDTIRRNPVFLKAPITTPLGGGYKSLNVTIRKSLNLFANVRPSKAYTPFVDSAHPDMDLVIVRENEEDLYAGIEHQQTPEVTQVLKLITRPGTERIVRFAFEYARAHGRRRVTCMTKDNIMKHTDGLFHRVFEEIAEEYTDIESDHQIIDIGAARVAAQPEQFDVIVTENLYGDILSDIASQVAGSVGLAGSANVGENIAMFEAVHGSAPDIAGQDVANPSGLLNGAIQMLVHLGEAEIAETIANAWLTTLESGIHTADIYHPDTSTHQAGTLAFTQAIIDRLGERPSKLPAAKYRKGGVSVPHTPTPRTEKALMGIDVFIDWDEQGRDAQVIGRGLQEAAADNWKLKMITNRGVKVYPGGFPETFHTDHWRCRFLPIEGETTTFDHILELLSSLHAAGWDVIKTEHLYTFDGRRAYSLGQGE, from the coding sequence ATGGTCAAAAACCCGACCCTCGACAACGATAAGCAGTCTTCGGCAACCGAGTCGAAGGTCAAAACCACCATCACCGTGGCTCGCGGCGACGGCATCGGTCCCGAGATCATGGATGCGACCCTGCGCATCCTGGAAGCAGCCGGCGCTCCGCTCGACTACGAGTACATCAGCATCGGAAAGCAGGTCTACGAGCAAGGCCACACCTCGGGCATCGCCCCGGAGGCGTGGGACACGATCCGACGCAACCCGGTCTTCCTCAAGGCCCCGATCACCACGCCGCTGGGCGGCGGGTACAAGAGCCTGAACGTGACCATCCGCAAGTCGCTCAACCTGTTCGCCAACGTGCGCCCGTCGAAGGCCTACACGCCGTTCGTCGACTCGGCGCACCCGGACATGGACCTGGTGATCGTGCGGGAGAACGAAGAAGACCTGTACGCCGGCATCGAGCACCAGCAGACCCCGGAGGTCACCCAGGTCCTCAAGCTCATCACCCGCCCGGGCACCGAGCGCATCGTCCGGTTTGCCTTTGAATATGCGCGTGCCCACGGCCGCCGCCGGGTCACCTGCATGACCAAAGACAACATCATGAAACATACCGACGGTCTGTTTCATCGGGTGTTCGAGGAGATCGCCGAGGAGTACACGGACATCGAGAGTGACCACCAGATCATCGACATCGGCGCGGCGCGCGTGGCCGCCCAGCCCGAGCAGTTCGACGTCATCGTCACCGAGAACCTGTACGGCGACATCTTGTCGGATATCGCCTCGCAGGTCGCCGGCTCGGTGGGCTTGGCCGGCTCCGCCAACGTCGGCGAGAATATCGCCATGTTCGAAGCCGTCCACGGCTCGGCGCCCGACATCGCCGGCCAAGACGTTGCCAACCCCTCCGGCCTGCTCAACGGCGCCATCCAGATGCTCGTGCACCTGGGCGAAGCCGAGATCGCCGAGACGATCGCCAACGCCTGGCTGACCACGCTCGAGAGCGGCATCCACACCGCCGACATCTACCACCCCGACACGAGCACCCATCAGGCGGGTACGCTGGCGTTCACCCAGGCGATCATCGATCGGCTCGGCGAGCGCCCCTCGAAGCTCCCGGCGGCCAAGTACCGCAAGGGTGGCGTCTCGGTGCCCCACACCCCGACCCCGCGCACCGAAAAGGCGCTCATGGGCATCGACGTCTTTATCGATTGGGACGAGCAGGGCCGCGACGCGCAGGTCATCGGCCGCGGGCTGCAAGAGGCCGCCGCGGACAACTGGAAGCTCAAGATGATCACCAACCGCGGCGTCAAGGTCTACCCGGGCGGCTTCCCGGAGACGTTCCACACCGACCACTGGCGCTGCCGCTTCCTACCCATCGAAGGCGAGACGACCACCTTCGATCATATCCTCGAGCTGCTCTCCAGCCTGCACGCAGCCGGCTGGGATGTGATCAAGACCGAGCACCTCTACACCTTCGACGGACGGCGCGCCTACTCACTCGGCCAAGGCGAGTAA